Proteins encoded by one window of Anopheles maculipalpis chromosome 2RL, idAnoMacuDA_375_x, whole genome shotgun sequence:
- the LOC126556156 gene encoding odorant receptor 67d-like: MEYLRGLKKYRFFHYSATDPLEASMDITGGIESFNKSMGVSFFKRKHSFVNFFFIFGISNLVLYVVSVLKSAYESRHDTTKLIYCIATFGFGCQTIMKIYSFIITRQRVVDLYESNHRYYQEMTSQSNAVKRVSCDNASLIYIIIKGTVLVYLLLVIATMAIPGVSSIFLADRILPFGFVMPFIEGDTLTCYVWNYFFQVVMATFYWIITVGTDVTTIYNLITAYGQLDVLMTIIGELDELLERDECPQKIRDKIIEIVRQHQHHRSYLQQLVDFLNPYHFVTLGSTVPTMVISVLGLVLLDWYPGAAIVFLGSVQIFYICFLGTSLEIKTDALTLKVGAIHWNKLSIRDMKYMNFVLAMTQKPKMLAVTTLPLNITAFLKIHKLIYSLIMMLENTKD; the protein is encoded by the exons ATGGAGTATTTACGCGGCTTGAAGAAATATCGCTTTTTTCACTATTCGGCAACCGACCCGTTGGAAGCCAGTATGGATATTACTGGCGGCATTGAGTCGTTCAACAAATCCATGGGAGTGTCGTTCTTCAAGCGCAAGCATTCTTTCGtcaactttttcttcatcttcggCATCAGCAACTTGGTGCTGTACGTAGTGAGCGTGCTAAAGTCGGCTTACGAGTCGCGTCACGATACGACGAAGCTTATCTACTGCATTGCCACGTTCGGGTTTGGCTGTCAG ACTATTATGAAGATTTACAGCTTTATCATAACCCGCCAGCGTGTAGTTGATCTGTACGAGAGCAATCACCGGTACTATCAGGAAATGACGAGCCAAAGCAACGCGGTCAAGCGCGTTTCGTGTGACAATGCAAGCCTTATTTATATTATCATCAAAGGCACTGTTTTAgtttatctcctgttggttaTCGCTACGATGGCTATACCGGGGGTTTCTTCAATATTTCTGGCTGATCGTATACTACCTTTTGGATTCGTGATGCCCTTCATCGAAGGTGACACCTTAACATGTTACGTGTGGAATTATTTCTTCCAAGTTGTAATGGCCACCTTCTATTGGATCATAACCGTGGGTACGGATGTCACTACCATCTACAATCTAATCACTGCCTACGGACAGTTGGACGTACTAATGACGATCATTGGAGAGCTTGACGAGCTGCTGGAACGCGACGAGTGTCCGCAGAAGATTCGAGACAAAATTATTGAGATCGTCcggcagcatcagcatcatcgatCCTATTTGCAGCAGCTGGTAGACTTTTTGAATCCCTATCACTTTGTTACTCTTGGATCCACAGTCCCTACGATGGTAATTTCCGTTCTCGGGTTGGTTCTG cTTGATTGGTATCCGGGTGCTGCGATAGTGTTTCTTGGATCGGtccaaatattttacatttgttttcttGGAACCAGTCTTGAAATTAAG ACCGATGCTCTTACGCTGAAAGTCGGTGCTATTCATTGGAACAAACTTTCTATTCGGGACATGAAGTACATGAACTTTGTGCTAGCGATGACTCAGAAACCAAAGATGTTGGCAGTTACCACATTACCATTGAACATTACTGCATTTTTGAAG ATTCACAAACTGATCTACTCCTTGATCATGATGCTGGAAAACACAAAGGATTAA